A genomic region of Bradyrhizobium sp. ORS 278 contains the following coding sequences:
- the otsB gene encoding trehalose-phosphatase, whose protein sequence is MPENSDLIVPGAAEPAEIVPTPLSLVPHLREVAILLDIDGTLLDLAPTPREVWVPPGLMETLNTLLARTSGALALVSGRSLNDIDLIFAPEIYPAVGGHGAEMRLAGGSEADAIKAPPLDKELKRRLAAIAKLSPGILLEDKGYSLALHYRLAPQAEKAIYEEVSRIRAELPGAPIEVLPGKSVCEIKHAGFTKASGVRELMRRAPFEGRKPFFIGDDVTDETVFAIMPDFSGLSFSVGRRALGVDGHFDAPDDVREFLARLATGEANSVTSR, encoded by the coding sequence ATGCCTGAGAATTCCGACCTGATCGTCCCCGGCGCCGCGGAGCCGGCCGAGATCGTGCCGACGCCCCTGAGCCTCGTGCCGCATCTGCGCGAGGTCGCGATCCTGCTCGACATCGACGGCACCTTGCTCGATCTCGCGCCGACGCCGCGCGAGGTCTGGGTGCCGCCGGGATTGATGGAGACGCTCAATACTTTGCTGGCACGGACGTCCGGTGCGCTGGCGCTGGTCTCCGGTCGCTCGCTCAACGACATCGATCTCATCTTCGCGCCCGAGATCTATCCGGCCGTCGGCGGTCACGGCGCGGAGATGCGGCTGGCCGGCGGCAGCGAGGCCGACGCCATCAAGGCGCCGCCCTTGGACAAGGAGCTGAAGCGCAGGCTGGCGGCGATCGCCAAGCTCAGCCCGGGCATTCTGCTCGAGGATAAGGGCTATTCGCTGGCGCTGCATTATCGTCTCGCGCCGCAGGCAGAGAAGGCGATCTACGAAGAGGTGTCGCGCATTCGCGCCGAGCTGCCTGGCGCGCCCATCGAGGTGCTGCCCGGCAAGAGCGTCTGCGAAATCAAGCATGCCGGCTTCACCAAGGCGAGCGGCGTGCGCGAGCTGATGCGGCGCGCGCCGTTCGAAGGACGTAAGCCGTTCTTTATCGGCGACGACGTCACCGATGAAACCGTTTTCGCGATCATGCCCGATTTCTCCGGTCTTTCATTCTCGGTCGGCCGCCGCGCGCTCGGAGTCGACGGGCATTTCGACGCACCCGATGACGTGCGCGAATTTCTTGCACGGCTTGCGACAGGCGAAGCTAACAGCGTCACGTCACGATGA
- a CDS encoding MFS transporter, whose protein sequence is MAPRQASFPHLRVITSTPQSSETAREPSRDDNIIETNIPARLDDLRWSAFHTRVVLALGITWVLDGLEVTLAGALSGALKQSPSLHFSNLDIGLANSAYLAGAVLGALGFGWLTDRIGRRKLFFITLALYLSATAATALSWNVATYALFRFLTGAGIGGEYTAINSTIQELVPARYRGWTDLMINGSFWLGAALGAVGAIVLLDPAFAGPDVGWRLAYGIGACLGLVVLIMRMWIPESPRWLMIHGHPEQAHDIVVAIERDVTGHDREARAKALPKMKLRMRDHTPLGEVARTLFSVYRQRSLVGLTLMIAQAFFYNAIFFTFALVLTDFYGIKSDHVGWYILPFAAGNVLGPLLLGRLFDTLGRRAMITFTYAVSGILLALTGYLFSVGVLSAQTQTAAWMVIFFFASPAASAAYLTVSENFPLEVRALAIALFYAIGTGIGGVAGPALFGALLDSGARGAVFAGYLFGAGLMLVAALVAWRYAVAAERKSLEQVARPLAVME, encoded by the coding sequence ATGGCACCCCGGCAGGCATCCTTTCCCCATCTCCGCGTCATCACCTCGACGCCGCAATCCAGCGAAACCGCGCGCGAGCCGTCGCGCGACGACAACATCATCGAGACCAACATTCCCGCGCGGCTCGATGACCTGCGCTGGAGCGCGTTCCACACCCGCGTCGTGCTGGCGCTGGGCATCACCTGGGTGCTCGACGGGCTCGAGGTGACGCTTGCCGGCGCGCTGTCGGGCGCGCTGAAGCAGAGCCCGAGCCTTCACTTCTCCAATCTCGACATCGGGCTCGCCAACAGCGCCTATCTCGCCGGCGCCGTGCTCGGCGCGCTCGGCTTCGGCTGGCTCACCGACCGCATCGGCCGCCGCAAGCTGTTCTTCATCACGCTGGCACTCTATCTCTCCGCCACCGCCGCCACCGCGCTGTCCTGGAACGTCGCGACCTACGCGCTGTTTCGCTTTCTCACCGGCGCCGGAATCGGCGGGGAGTACACCGCGATCAATTCGACGATCCAGGAGCTGGTGCCGGCGCGCTATCGCGGCTGGACCGATCTCATGATCAACGGCAGCTTCTGGCTTGGCGCCGCGCTCGGCGCCGTCGGCGCTATCGTCCTGCTGGATCCCGCTTTCGCCGGCCCCGACGTCGGCTGGCGGCTGGCCTATGGCATCGGCGCCTGTCTCGGTCTCGTCGTGCTGATCATGCGGATGTGGATTCCGGAAAGCCCGCGCTGGCTGATGATCCATGGCCATCCCGAACAGGCGCATGACATCGTCGTGGCGATCGAGCGCGACGTCACGGGGCACGATCGCGAAGCGCGCGCGAAAGCTCTGCCCAAGATGAAGCTGCGCATGCGCGACCATACGCCGCTCGGCGAGGTGGCGCGCACGCTGTTCTCGGTCTATCGCCAGCGCTCCCTCGTCGGCCTCACCTTAATGATCGCGCAAGCGTTCTTCTACAACGCGATCTTTTTCACCTTCGCGCTGGTGTTGACCGATTTCTACGGCATCAAGTCTGACCATGTCGGCTGGTACATACTGCCTTTCGCAGCGGGCAATGTGCTCGGGCCGCTGCTGCTCGGCCGTCTGTTCGACACGCTCGGCCGTCGCGCGATGATCACGTTCACCTATGCCGTGTCCGGTATCTTGCTGGCGTTGACCGGCTACCTGTTCTCGGTCGGCGTGCTCAGTGCGCAAACGCAGACCGCCGCCTGGATGGTGATCTTCTTCTTCGCCTCGCCGGCGGCGAGCGCCGCCTATCTCACGGTGTCGGAGAACTTTCCGCTGGAGGTCCGCGCGCTCGCGATCGCTCTGTTCTATGCCATCGGCACCGGCATCGGCGGGGTGGCTGGACCTGCATTGTTCGGCGCGCTGCTCGATTCAGGCGCACGCGGCGCGGTGTTCGCGGGCTATCTGTTCGGTGCCGGCCTGATGCTGGTCGCTGCGCTCGTCGCCTGGCGCTATGCGGTGGCGGCGGAGCGCAAATCGCTCGAGCAGGTCGCGCGTCCGCTCGCCGTGATGGAGTAG
- a CDS encoding methyl-accepting chemotaxis protein has protein sequence MSAQFAPQSRRGNFLTLRFRAKIFLGFTIVLAISAASIGFAYVGFEKVAAAVASYRMSVAEADAARTIDRELISYQALVRYFALTGKQEDEAAATAAQQAVQTAIDKSMAATRAAERRAQLGKLQAQFQTFAKIFSDIVSLTRDNAKLATDQIGIIGNKIRFKFDDLADTAALAGLPTVQATAKDLTGQYLTASALVGTFVAKPDPKTADGAIARTRFLETSLVTIYANDEKVTQRVTELGDLIKQYRAAFIKFSENSKTLAKLVQDIGSAATEILALSNGLRSDLAADQQRIEASTNGTIADIERLIAILAVGGLALGAALALMLGNGISRPMITMCKAMRELASGNFDVRLPGLGHADEIGEMAAAVEEFKVQAVAKAERDAATQDAQNKAAGAARRAELIRFADEFETAVGSIVSNVSSSAQQLEHAASTLTRTAETTQSLASRVSGTSDQATNRIHSVASATDELSASVNEIGRQVRESNRIAESAVMQAEETDGRIGKLSRAAQEIGDVVKLITAIAEQTNLLALNATIEAARAGDAGRGFAVVASEVKSLAEQTAKATDDISNHISGMQAATQESVAAIKQIGGTIRQISTIASSIATAVEQQGGATQEIARNVQSVAAGTQAAASDITQVNRGATQTGEASEEVLRSAQSLSSESARLREELNRFMANIRAA, from the coding sequence ATGTCTGCGCAATTTGCGCCGCAGTCGCGGCGTGGCAATTTTCTGACCCTGCGCTTCCGCGCCAAGATCTTCCTCGGTTTTACGATTGTGCTGGCGATCTCGGCCGCGAGCATCGGCTTTGCCTATGTCGGGTTCGAGAAGGTGGCCGCCGCGGTCGCGTCCTATCGCATGAGCGTCGCCGAGGCCGATGCGGCCAGGACCATCGATCGCGAGCTCATCTCGTACCAGGCGCTGGTGCGCTATTTTGCGCTGACCGGCAAACAGGAGGACGAGGCGGCTGCCACGGCGGCCCAGCAGGCGGTGCAAACGGCGATCGACAAGTCGATGGCGGCGACCCGCGCGGCCGAACGCCGGGCCCAGCTCGGCAAGCTGCAGGCGCAGTTTCAGACCTTCGCCAAGATCTTCTCCGATATCGTTTCCCTAACCCGCGACAATGCCAAGCTCGCGACCGACCAGATCGGGATCATTGGCAACAAGATCCGCTTCAAGTTCGACGATCTGGCGGATACCGCGGCGCTGGCCGGACTGCCGACGGTCCAGGCCACTGCCAAGGACCTGACCGGTCAGTATCTCACCGCGTCCGCCCTGGTCGGTACTTTCGTGGCCAAGCCGGACCCGAAAACGGCTGACGGTGCCATCGCTCGGACACGCTTCCTGGAGACGTCGCTGGTCACGATCTATGCCAATGACGAGAAGGTGACGCAGCGGGTCACGGAGCTCGGCGATCTCATCAAGCAGTACCGCGCAGCCTTCATCAAGTTCTCGGAGAACTCCAAGACCCTGGCCAAGCTGGTGCAGGACATCGGCAGCGCTGCCACCGAGATCCTTGCGCTCTCGAACGGGCTCCGCTCGGATCTCGCTGCCGACCAGCAGCGCATCGAGGCGTCAACCAACGGAACCATCGCCGACATCGAGCGGTTGATCGCGATCCTGGCCGTCGGCGGCCTGGCGTTGGGCGCGGCGCTGGCCCTGATGCTCGGCAACGGCATCTCCCGGCCGATGATCACGATGTGCAAGGCGATGCGCGAGCTTGCGTCGGGCAATTTCGACGTTCGCCTGCCCGGTCTCGGCCATGCCGACGAGATCGGCGAGATGGCGGCGGCTGTCGAGGAGTTCAAGGTCCAGGCGGTCGCCAAGGCGGAGCGCGACGCGGCGACGCAGGACGCCCAGAACAAGGCGGCCGGCGCGGCGCGCCGCGCCGAGCTGATCCGCTTCGCCGACGAATTCGAAACGGCCGTCGGCTCGATCGTGTCCAACGTCTCGAGCTCGGCGCAGCAGCTGGAGCATGCCGCATCGACGTTGACGCGGACCGCCGAGACGACGCAGTCGCTGGCGAGCCGCGTCAGCGGTACGTCTGACCAGGCGACGAACCGGATCCACTCGGTGGCGAGCGCGACCGACGAGCTATCGGCCTCGGTCAACGAGATCGGCCGGCAGGTGCGCGAGTCCAACCGCATCGCCGAATCCGCTGTCATGCAGGCCGAGGAGACCGACGGCCGCATCGGCAAGCTGTCGCGCGCGGCACAGGAGATCGGCGATGTGGTCAAGCTGATCACCGCGATCGCCGAGCAGACCAACCTGCTGGCGCTGAACGCCACCATCGAGGCGGCGCGCGCCGGCGACGCCGGCCGCGGCTTCGCGGTCGTGGCCTCGGAGGTCAAGTCGCTGGCCGAGCAGACTGCGAAGGCGACCGACGACATTTCCAACCATATCTCCGGGATGCAGGCTGCGACGCAGGAGTCGGTGGCGGCGATCAAGCAGATCGGCGGCACCATCCGCCAGATCTCCACCATCGCCTCGTCGATCGCGACCGCGGTCGAGCAGCAGGGCGGCGCCACGCAGGAGATCGCCAGGAACGTGCAGAGCGTCGCCGCCGGCACGCAGGCGGCGGCCAGCGACATCACCCAGGTCAACCGCGGCGCGACGCAGACCGGCGAGGCCTCCGAGGAGGTGCTGCGCTCGGCCCAGTCGCTGTCGTCGGAGAGCGCCAGGTTGCGCGAGGAGCTCAACCGCTTCATGGCGAACATCCGCGCGGCGTGA
- a CDS encoding (2Fe-2S)-binding protein, whose translation MSTVKLTVNGKAVSAEVEDRTLLVHLLRDHLNLTGTHVGCDTSQCGACVVHIDGRAVKSCTVLAGQAAGANVTTIEGIAKGDELHPMQAAFRDNHGLQCGYCTPGMIMSAIDIVHRHGGHLDEATVREELEGNICRCTGYHNIVKAVLDAAGRMKVAQAAE comes from the coding sequence GTGTCGACAGTCAAACTGACAGTGAACGGCAAGGCGGTCTCGGCGGAGGTCGAGGATCGCACCCTGCTGGTGCACCTGTTGCGGGATCATCTCAATCTCACCGGCACCCATGTCGGCTGCGACACCAGCCAATGCGGCGCCTGCGTCGTGCACATTGACGGCCGGGCCGTGAAATCCTGCACCGTGCTGGCCGGCCAGGCCGCCGGCGCCAACGTCACCACCATCGAAGGCATCGCCAAGGGCGACGAGCTGCACCCGATGCAGGCCGCCTTCCGCGACAATCATGGCCTGCAATGCGGCTATTGCACGCCGGGCATGATCATGTCGGCGATCGATATTGTGCACCGCCACGGAGGTCACCTCGACGAGGCCACGGTGCGTGAAGAGCTGGAAGGCAACATCTGCCGCTGCACCGGCTATCACAACATCGTCAAGGCCGTGCTCGACGCCGCCGGCAGGATGAAGGTCGCCCAGGCCGCGGAATAA